The Haloplanus sp. CK5-1 genome segment ACGGTAGGGGACCGAGAGCGGGGAGAGCTTCATACCGCGTCGTCGCCCTCGGCGCGGATCGCGAGTCGCTTGAGTCGCTCGCGGAGGTCGTCGGCACCCGTGGGCGTCAGCCCGGGGACCATCACGTCGGCCCCGCGGGAACCGGCGGTGTAGACGACGGTGTTCGCGAGTCCCAGGAGTCGTTCCAGCGGGCCGCGCGAGGAGTCGACGTGCTGGATGCGGACGAACGGAACGACCGTCCGGACCCGAGTGAACACGCCGCGTTCGAGGTAGAGGGCGTCGTCGCGCACCTCGTAGCGCCAGATCCGGTACCGCGCCGCCGCGAGACCGACACCGATCAGGAGGACGACGACGAAGACGGCCGGCGCCGCCCACACGGGCAGATCGACGAGAAAGCGGTCGGCGGCCAGCGCGATCCCACCGACGATGGCGGCGAAGACCGCTGCCTGACCGGCCCAGACGACGCGGATCCGCGGGTGGAGGCGGTTCATTTCGCGCCACCCCGACGACGGCAGGACATACTCCACCGGTTCCGGACGGCGACTCAAATATGTGCTGGGTACCTCACAGCGCGTCGAGTAACGCGTCCACGTCCGAGGCGGTGTTGAAGACGTGGACCGACGCCCGGACCGCCTCGGGGTTCGGGAGCGACCGGACGTGAACCCCCTCGTCGGCGAGGCGGTCGACCAACCCCTCGGGGTCGTCGGCCGCGAACGTGACCAGTCCCGACTCGTACTCGCGGGGGCTCAGGAGCCGATCGCCCAGTCCGGCTTTCAGCCGGTCGGTCAGGCGCTCGATCCGGTCGGTGATCGTCCCGTGGCCGATGGCTTCGATGGTGTCCATCGCCTCGATCAGTCCGCGATACGGGGCCGGCGACGTGGTGCCGACCTCGAACCGGCGCGCGCCGGCCGCGAGTTCGAGGTCCTCCTCGTCGGCCCCCGCGTCGGCAACGCTCCGGTAACTCGCGACGCCGGGCGTCAGTCGGTCGGCCACGTCGCGGTCGACGTGTAGGAAGCCCGCGCCCCACGGCCCGAGCAGCCACTTGTGGCCCGCGCCGGCCACGAAGTCCGCGTTCCACTCCCCGACGTCCACGGGCACCTGTCCCGGCGACTGGACGCCGTCGACCAGGACGAGCGTGTCGTGGTCGTGGGCAATCTCGACGATCCGCTGGATCGGAAGTTGGGTGCCGTAGTTCCAGGTGATCGAGTTACAACACAGGAGGCGCGCGTCCGCCGCGGCGTCGGCGAGGGCGTCGAGGTTGAGCCGCCCGGCCTCGGTGTCGAGGACGCGCACCTCGACGCCCTGCTCCCGGAGGTTCCACCACGGGACGACCCCCGCGGAGTGTTCGAGATCGGTCCGCACGACGACGTCGCCGGGCGACCAGTCGATTGCGGCGGCGACGCGGGCGATGCCGTCGGCGGTGCTCTCGGTGAGAGCGATCTCGTCCGGGTCGGCACCGACGAAGTCGGCGGCGCGTGCCCGCGCCTCGTCGAAGGTGTCGAATGCGGCGGGGTAGGCCCCCTCCGCGACCGGCGCGACGTACTCGTGGTGTTCGAGGAAGTCGCTCGTCGCCTCGACG includes the following:
- a CDS encoding PH domain-containing protein, which codes for MNRLHPRIRVVWAGQAAVFAAIVGGIALAADRFLVDLPVWAAPAVFVVVLLIGVGLAAARYRIWRYEVRDDALYLERGVFTRVRTVVPFVRIQHVDSSRGPLERLLGLANTVVYTAGSRGADVMVPGLTPTGADDLRERLKRLAIRAEGDDAV
- a CDS encoding aminotransferase class V-fold PLP-dependent enzyme, which codes for MDPADLRAAIPACERGVYFNTGASGPAPRNVVEATSDFLEHHEYVAPVAEGAYPAAFDTFDEARARAADFVGADPDEIALTESTADGIARVAAAIDWSPGDVVVRTDLEHSAGVVPWWNLREQGVEVRVLDTEAGRLNLDALADAAADARLLCCNSITWNYGTQLPIQRIVEIAHDHDTLVLVDGVQSPGQVPVDVGEWNADFVAGAGHKWLLGPWGAGFLHVDRDVADRLTPGVASYRSVADAGADEEDLELAAGARRFEVGTTSPAPYRGLIEAMDTIEAIGHGTITDRIERLTDRLKAGLGDRLLSPREYESGLVTFAADDPEGLVDRLADEGVHVRSLPNPEAVRASVHVFNTASDVDALLDAL